The Pseudomonas sp. IAC-BECa141 genome contains the following window.
AGTTCAACGCCTTCATCATGCAGAAACTCGAAGCGGCCGGCATTCCGACCCAGTTCGACAAACTGCTGGGCGACAACGAGTGCCTGGTGAAGAAACTCGACATGATCCCGGTCGAGTGCGTCGTGCGTAATTACGCCGCCGGCAGCCTGGTCAAGCGTCTGGGCGTCGAGGAGGGCATGAAGCTCAACCCGTACACCTTCGAACTGTTCCTGAAGGACGACGCCAAGGGCGACCCGTTCATCAACGAATCCCACGTCGTGGCTTTCGGCTGGGGCACCGCCGAGCAACTGGCGCGCATGAAGGAACTGTCGCTCAAGGTCAACGAAGTCCTGAGCAAACTGTTCGACGACGCAGGCCTCTTGCTGGTGGACTTCAAGCTTGAATTCGGCGTGTTCAGCGACGGCTCCATCGTCCTGGGCGATGAGTTCAGCCCGGACGGCTGCCGTCTGTGGGACAAGGACACCAAGAAGAAGATGGACAAGGACCGCTTCCGTCAGGGCCTCGGTGACGTCATCGAAGCCTACGAAGAAGTCGCCAACCGTCTGGGCGTACCGCTTTAATCGACGCAAGCATCTGATAGCACGGAGAAATTTTCGAAAGAGGGTTTGCTTTCGGTAAAAGTGTTGTTATGATGCGCGCCGTTGGAGAGATGCCAGAGTGGCCGAATGGGACGGATTCGAAATCCGT
Protein-coding sequences here:
- the purC gene encoding phosphoribosylaminoimidazolesuccinocarboxamide synthase, which gives rise to MEKREELYRGKAKSVYKTDDADRLILLFRNDTSAFDGKRIEQLDRKGMVNNKFNAFIMQKLEAAGIPTQFDKLLGDNECLVKKLDMIPVECVVRNYAAGSLVKRLGVEEGMKLNPYTFELFLKDDAKGDPFINESHVVAFGWGTAEQLARMKELSLKVNEVLSKLFDDAGLLLVDFKLEFGVFSDGSIVLGDEFSPDGCRLWDKDTKKKMDKDRFRQGLGDVIEAYEEVANRLGVPL